In Aquila chrysaetos chrysaetos chromosome 10, bAquChr1.4, whole genome shotgun sequence, the following proteins share a genomic window:
- the IL12A gene encoding LOW QUALITY PROTEIN: interleukin-12 subunit alpha (The sequence of the model RefSeq protein was modified relative to this genomic sequence to represent the inferred CDS: deleted 1 base in 1 codon) → MSPGRPPAPLRCPPSPNRRRERKGEEGELPLPPPPIKSRREVPPATRHRFSPPLPRTATATGIATAATSIPSITSIPSGMERRGRTGSGGQAAPRSAAGRLCRQRAGNRAVLPVLCLTLVLPTPGRALPPPPPRSSPPREGLNRSRELLEAADASLHRLKELGTLGFECTLEEVDLEDITKNQTNTIKACTSEDPGTGNCPVLERSTFDTTKCLRGIYEDLNAYRAELKNFNDQKVLAKIDEMMKALKTSSGSVPQPSAGAGLTSFKERMRLCSILHAFRIRTVTINRMMNYLTSAESSL, encoded by the exons ATGAGTCCTggccgccccccggcccccctccGCTGCCCTCCCTCACCGAATCGCCGCcgtgaaaggaaaggagaagagggggaactcccgctcccgccgcccccgaTAAAAAGCCGGCGAGAGGTCCCGCCGGCAACCCGGCACCGCTTCTCCCCTCCCTTACCCCGCACCGCCACCGCCACCGGCATCGCCACCGCCgccaccagcatccccagcatCACCAGCATCCCCAGCGGCATGGAGCGGCGCGGCCGTAcgggcagcggcgggcaggCAGCGCCGCGTAGCGCTGCCGGCCGGCTCTgcaggcagcgggcagggaACCGGGCGGTGCTGCCCGTTCTCTGCCTGACCCTCGTCTTGCCCACCCCCGGCCGGGCTctgccgccgccccccccccgctcctcaCCGCCTCGC GAGGGGTTGAACCGCTCCCGGGAGTTGCTGGAAGCCGCCGACGCTTCCCTGCATCGGCTGAAG GAGCTCGGCACCCTGGGATTTGAGTGTACCCTTGAAGAGGTTGATCTTGAAGATATCACTAAGAATCAAACCAACACGATAAAAGCTTGCACATCTGAGGATccaggg ACTGGAAACTGTCCAGTACTGGAAAGATCTACTTTTGATACG ACTAAATGCCTGCGGGGCATCTATGAGGATCTGAATGCCTACAGGGCAGAGCTGAAGAACTTCAATGATCAAAAGGTGCTGGCAAAGATTGATGAAATGATGAAA GCCCTGAAGACCAGCAGCGGGAGCGTGCCGCAGCCGTCGGCAGGCGCGGGGCTGACCTCCTTCAAGGAGAGGATGCGGCTCTGCAGCATCCTTCACGCCTTCCGAATCCGCACGGTCACCATCAACAGGATGATGAATTACCTGACCTCGGCAGAGAGCTCGCTGTAA